One Candidatus Methanoperedens sp. genomic region harbors:
- a CDS encoding ABC transporter ATP-binding protein: MTKDLAKIYLMGKVRVMALDGINISIDQGEFVAIMGPSGSGKSTFLNMVGLLDTHTSGEILVNGTNVTELNDDKKIKFRLDNFGFVFQFFSLFNQLNALENVIFPMMLAAQPNPSRRANKLLEDVGLGNFIRHKPYELSGGQQQRVAIARALANNPKILLADEPTGHLDRKSSYEIMALFKQLNIEHGVTIIIVTHDHEIGEKVDRIIKFRDGKIDYS, from the coding sequence ATGACAAAAGATCTCGCAAAAATCTATTTAATGGGAAAGGTAAGAGTCATGGCTCTGGATGGAATAAATATTTCTATTGACCAGGGAGAATTTGTGGCAATAATGGGTCCATCCGGTAGCGGTAAATCAACATTCTTAAACATGGTAGGATTGTTGGATACGCATACGTCAGGTGAGATATTGGTAAATGGCACAAATGTAACTGAACTAAATGATGATAAAAAGATAAAATTTCGGTTAGACAATTTTGGTTTTGTCTTTCAATTTTTTAGCCTATTTAATCAATTAAATGCGCTTGAAAATGTGATTTTTCCAATGATGCTAGCTGCCCAACCAAACCCGTCAAGAAGAGCTAATAAGCTTCTTGAAGATGTCGGATTGGGCAATTTCATCCGTCATAAGCCATATGAGTTATCAGGTGGGCAGCAGCAGCGCGTAGCTATTGCAAGGGCACTGGCAAATAACCCAAAGATATTGTTAGCAGATGAGCCTACGGGTCATCTTGATAGAAAATCCTCCTATGAAATAATGGCACTATTCAAACAACTGAATATAGAACATGGGGTAACCATAATTATTGTGACACATGACCATGAGATAGGTGAGAAGGTTGATAGAATAATCAAATTCAGAGATGGGAAAATAGACTACTCGTGA
- a CDS encoding ArsA family ATPase yields MIMRDFINNKKFLFFGGKGGVGKTTMASSTAIWLADHGYETLIVATDPTVSLSAIFEQEIGETEVSKIKQIKNLCGLNINPKKASGIFQARLNEVVEQITGLFGKDVMNTPCAEEMAAFDQFVKYLNTDEDHVVVFDTAPTGHTLRELAMPFDWANYISNQLKNRSELSKVLGIKEEGNAIESLKIEQKKYETAMKTLADTRNTLFTLVMLPENLPIEETARAIENLSQLNIKVQALIINEIIPNEVLKGNWFLEKRRSTQDKYLSIIDKRFKGLPKKEVPLFETDITGIENMRKIGKILYG; encoded by the coding sequence ATGATAATGCGAGATTTTATAAACAATAAGAAGTTTCTTTTCTTTGGCGGAAAAGGCGGTGTTGGAAAGACCACAATGGCGTCTTCTACGGCAATATGGCTTGCTGACCATGGATATGAGACATTAATAGTGGCAACAGATCCTACAGTGAGCTTATCCGCAATTTTTGAACAGGAAATTGGAGAAACAGAGGTATCGAAAATAAAACAAATCAAAAATCTCTGCGGCCTTAACATAAATCCTAAGAAGGCATCCGGCATTTTCCAGGCAAGGCTGAATGAGGTTGTGGAGCAAATCACAGGCCTGTTTGGAAAGGATGTCATGAATACGCCCTGTGCTGAAGAGATGGCTGCTTTCGATCAGTTTGTAAAATATCTTAATACTGACGAGGATCATGTTGTTGTGTTTGATACAGCTCCAACTGGTCATACACTTAGAGAATTGGCAATGCCTTTTGATTGGGCTAATTATATTTCAAATCAGCTTAAAAATAGAAGTGAGCTGAGTAAAGTTTTGGGTATTAAGGAAGAGGGGAATGCAATAGAAAGCCTGAAAATCGAACAAAAAAAATATGAGACTGCAATGAAAACGTTAGCCGATACAAGGAACACTTTATTCACACTTGTAATGCTTCCGGAGAACTTGCCTATTGAAGAAACTGCGAGGGCTATAGAGAACTTAAGTCAGCTAAATATCAAAGTCCAGGCTTTAATAATAAATGAAATAATACCAAACGAAGTACTCAAAGGTAATTGGTTTTTAGAAAAACGAAGATCAACGCAGGACAAATACCTGAGCATTATTGATAAGAGATTTAAGGGTTTGCCTAAGAAAGAGGTGCCTCTCTTTGAAACTGATATTACAGGGATCGAGAACATGAGAAAAATTGGAAAAATCCTTTATGGGTAA
- a CDS encoding helix-turn-helix domain-containing protein yields MTVSVSGSIFQCCVPLANMVDRLEIISIFNFTPTTHTEVCKITLKDGMSIQSLKSDFITDLIIIGNENRDYTCLTKGNISDEISKFIGEFDLKLVYPIIFDGTACQFGVIGSPEELNNILKTAKEIGWGFEILSIQKYDPLDINAFSKLTKKQKEILWHAYDNGYFDYPRKINAEQLAKKIGIHKTTLLDHLHKAENQLMRNILGEKREKIKGNVSDASILPKNY; encoded by the coding sequence ATGACCGTGAGTGTTTCTGGCAGTATTTTTCAATGCTGCGTTCCTTTAGCAAACATGGTTGATCGTCTTGAGATCATTTCAATTTTTAACTTTACACCCACCACTCACACCGAAGTTTGCAAAATTACGCTCAAAGATGGGATGAGCATACAAAGTCTAAAGAGCGATTTTATCACTGATTTAATCATTATAGGGAATGAAAATAGAGACTATACGTGTTTGACTAAAGGCAATATCTCTGATGAGATTTCTAAGTTTATAGGAGAATTTGATCTTAAACTTGTCTATCCGATTATTTTTGATGGCACTGCATGCCAATTTGGAGTTATAGGTTCACCAGAAGAATTAAATAATATCCTTAAAACCGCCAAAGAAATTGGGTGGGGATTTGAAATATTGTCAATACAAAAATATGACCCGCTTGACATAAACGCCTTTAGCAAACTTACTAAAAAACAAAAAGAAATATTGTGGCATGCATATGATAATGGTTATTTTGATTATCCCAGGAAAATTAATGCAGAACAACTCGCAAAAAAGATTGGAATTCATAAGACAACTCTTCTGGACCATCTTCATAAAGCGGAAAATCAGCTCATGCGGAATATACTTGGAGAAAAAAGAGAAAAAATAAAAGGCAATGTTAGCGATGCCAGTATACTTCCGAAAAATTACTGA
- a CDS encoding nitroreductase family protein, producing the protein MEVLNVIRSRRSIRAYDSREVEEDKLERILESGRLSPSAGNRQERRFVIVRDPRTRQMLSEAARDQKFVAAAPVVIAACSVESDYIMLCGQPAYTIDTAIAVDHMALQAVEEGLGTCWIGAFDEKKVKEILNIPEDVRVVALLPLGYPSAIPGPAKRKSLDEIVKWEKWSI; encoded by the coding sequence ATGGAAGTGCTGAATGTAATACGATCAAGACGAAGCATAAGGGCGTATGATTCCCGTGAGGTGGAAGAAGATAAATTGGAGAGGATTCTCGAATCGGGCAGGCTTTCTCCCTCGGCAGGGAACCGCCAGGAACGCAGATTTGTCATAGTTAGAGATCCCAGGACTCGACAAATGCTTTCTGAAGCGGCAAGAGACCAGAAATTCGTGGCTGCGGCGCCCGTAGTAATTGCAGCCTGCTCAGTTGAATCAGATTATATAATGTTATGCGGCCAGCCCGCTTATACCATTGACACTGCAATCGCTGTGGATCATATGGCCCTCCAGGCAGTTGAAGAAGGACTTGGCACTTGCTGGATCGGTGCGTTCGATGAAAAAAAGGTCAAGGAAATATTGAATATCCCTGAAGATGTGCGAGTGGTTGCACTTCTACCCCTTGGCTATCCCTCAGCTATCCCGGGCCCTGCAAAACGAAAAAGCCTCGATGAGATTGTTAAGTGGGAGAAATGGAGCATTTGA
- a CDS encoding class I SAM-dependent methyltransferase — MNSSSKEHWNEIYTWLETEELGWYEKTPAPSIKLLSKCRISKDESILDVGAGASTFIDHLINQGFKNIIAADISEIALNKLKERLGKEKASMVRWIVDDITQPIHIQDLRDIAVWHDRAVLHFLLEENQQHMYLSTLKKVIKKGGYVIIAAFSLKGAKKCSGLDVKNYDQNMLAKFLGEDFSLIEYFDYTCYMPSGEPRPYIYALFQKN, encoded by the coding sequence ATGAATAGCTCATCGAAAGAACATTGGAATGAAATTTATACATGGTTAGAAACAGAGGAGTTGGGATGGTATGAAAAAACACCTGCACCTTCCATAAAGTTGCTATCTAAATGCCGTATTAGTAAAGACGAATCCATATTGGATGTAGGAGCCGGTGCTTCAACATTTATCGATCATCTTATTAATCAAGGATTCAAAAATATCATTGCGGCTGACATAAGTGAAATTGCTTTGAACAAATTAAAAGAAAGATTAGGCAAAGAAAAAGCCTCCATGGTAAGATGGATAGTGGATGACATTACTCAGCCAATTCATATCCAAGATTTAAGAGATATTGCTGTGTGGCATGATAGAGCAGTACTACATTTTTTATTAGAAGAGAACCAGCAACACATGTATTTATCTACGCTAAAGAAAGTGATTAAGAAAGGTGGTTATGTTATCATCGCTGCCTTTTCATTAAAAGGGGCAAAAAAATGTAGCGGCTTGGATGTTAAAAATTATGATCAAAATATGTTGGCAAAATTCTTAGGAGAGGATTTTAGCCTGATTGAATATTTTGATTATACATGTTATATGCCTTCCGGTGAACCAAGACCTTACATATATGCCTTATTTCAAAAAAATTAA
- a CDS encoding M24 family metallopeptidase: protein MNEIKLSDEDLKGYLGARNFARKIGEEIVGNIKAGMTEKEAEEVAAGVLKKNGVKQHWHMPIIGVGEGSTKLKSAYALASSYFTTHTRIVQENDIVLIDIAPVYNDYPADYSINHVIGSNPDLAALAAYAREVSMKIARHVKEGMVVAELFRWAQELIGKNPDYALAYPPFISMGHRLCRIPPLWQKFPEAGLNYLLFKISGPFITSNNNTPMNGLWVIEPYIMHKDRAAKFEQLVFIGKETIILES from the coding sequence ATGAATGAGATCAAACTTTCGGACGAAGACCTTAAAGGATATTTGGGAGCAAGGAACTTTGCCAGGAAGATAGGCGAAGAAATAGTGGGCAATATCAAAGCTGGCATGACGGAAAAGGAGGCAGAGGAGGTCGCCGCTGGAGTTTTAAAAAAAAATGGTGTCAAGCAGCACTGGCACATGCCTATCATAGGTGTGGGTGAAGGAAGCACGAAATTAAAAAGTGCGTATGCGCTGGCATCGAGCTACTTTACCACACATACGCGTATTGTGCAGGAGAATGATATTGTCCTCATAGACATAGCTCCTGTGTACAACGACTATCCGGCAGATTATTCGATAAACCATGTTATTGGCAGCAATCCTGACCTTGCGGCTTTAGCTGCTTATGCGCGTGAGGTCTCGATGAAGATTGCCAGGCATGTGAAAGAGGGAATGGTCGTTGCAGAACTTTTCCGCTGGGCACAGGAACTCATAGGTAAAAACCCTGACTATGCTTTAGCATATCCTCCCTTTATTTCCATGGGCCACCGTTTGTGCAGGATTCCTCCACTGTGGCAGAAATTCCCAGAAGCTGGGCTTAATTATTTGCTCTTCAAAATCAGTGGGCCTTTCATTACATCAAACAATAACACCCCTATGAATGGACTCTGGGTCATTGAACCTTACATAATGCATAAAGATCGTGCGGCTAAATTCGAGCAGCTTGTTTTCATTGGAAAAGAGACAATAATTCTTGAAAGCTGA
- a CDS encoding molybdenum-dependent transcriptional regulator produces MERTQVKAKLWLVNNKDEPIMGEGRVSLLEAIKEEGSLNKACKKVNISYKHAWLLLKEIEESVGEPVIIKRRGGKDQGTFLTEKAINLIEQYITYQNILSQTVYDNTFWEVIGLKISARNQMKGKVLDIEKGDLVAKVKIQIEPATITAVITTEAVESLDIKKNDKVMAIVKATEVMIGKE; encoded by the coding sequence ATGGAACGAACACAGGTTAAAGCAAAATTGTGGCTTGTAAATAACAAAGATGAACCCATAATGGGTGAGGGACGGGTATCCTTACTTGAAGCTATTAAAGAGGAGGGTTCCCTGAACAAGGCCTGCAAGAAAGTAAATATCTCCTATAAACATGCATGGCTCCTGCTCAAAGAGATCGAAGAAAGCGTGGGGGAACCTGTAATAATCAAAAGACGGGGTGGAAAAGATCAGGGCACATTTTTGACCGAAAAAGCAATAAACTTAATAGAACAATATATTACATATCAAAATATTCTTAGTCAAACTGTCTATGATAATACTTTCTGGGAGGTGATTGGGTTGAAAATATCTGCAAGAAATCAGATGAAGGGAAAAGTACTGGATATCGAAAAGGGGGACCTCGTGGCAAAGGTGAAGATCCAGATAGAACCTGCAACGATAACTGCGGTTATCACAACTGAAGCTGTTGAATCCCTCGATATCAAAAAGAATGATAAAGTGATGGCTATCGTGAAAGCCACGGAAGTAATGATAGGAAAGGAGTAA
- a CDS encoding phosphate ABC transporter ATP-binding protein — protein MEELFRIENLSKSFGNKEVLQNINLKIFRGEIFAFMGPSGVGKTTMLRLLNLLEMPTTGKLIFNGNDIAMLQKNNVMRRMSMLFQRPAIFNTSVFNNVAYGLVIRRGDKKTIEKKVIDALALVGLSGYEKQKALTLSGGEAQRMAFARAIVFKPDVLLLDEPTANLDPANVAKIEDIIRKIRSDLGSTIIMASHNIYQVRRIADRVGILLNGELIEVNSKEQIFTHPNDARSYAFINGEFIY, from the coding sequence GTGGAAGAATTATTCAGAATAGAAAACCTGAGCAAATCTTTTGGAAATAAGGAAGTATTACAAAATATCAACCTTAAGATTTTCAGAGGAGAAATATTTGCGTTCATGGGACCTAGCGGAGTTGGGAAAACCACAATGCTGCGGCTATTGAATTTGTTGGAGATGCCCACAACCGGCAAACTTATTTTTAACGGGAATGATATCGCTATGCTGCAAAAAAATAACGTCATGCGCAGAATGTCGATGCTCTTTCAAAGACCTGCGATATTTAACACTTCGGTTTTCAACAATGTGGCTTATGGCCTGGTAATCCGCAGAGGGGATAAGAAAACAATAGAAAAGAAGGTGATCGATGCACTGGCTCTTGTGGGGCTTTCAGGGTATGAGAAACAGAAAGCTTTGACCCTTTCAGGTGGAGAGGCCCAGCGTATGGCTTTTGCGAGGGCGATCGTGTTTAAGCCAGATGTTCTTCTTCTTGATGAGCCGACAGCTAATCTTGATCCAGCTAATGTTGCGAAGATAGAAGATATCATCAGAAAGATAAGAAGCGATCTTGGCTCTACGATTATCATGGCATCGCATAATATTTATCAGGTGCGGCGCATAGCTGACAGGGTGGGCATTCTTCTGAATGGAGAATTGATAGAAGTAAACAGTAAAGAGCAGATATTCACACATCCAAATGACGCGAGGTCCTATGCATTTATAAATGGAGAATTTATATATTGA
- a CDS encoding ABC transporter permease yields the protein MSSIDFLPQGIIKAFELIFSLNPYILSITGVSITVSGTATILATLTAIPLAFAISFMHFRGKQALITLINTGMGLPPVFVGLVVFLMVVPVGPLGFLDLVYTQKGMILAQYILITPIITGISLAAIKAVPQSIIETVYTLGGSEKDAVVATLKEARFGIITAVLAGLGRALAEVGAILIVGGNIARTGSVGGIGEGLSETRTLTTAITSETSKWDISTAIALGIILIFIVLSVNILANYFQRRD from the coding sequence ATGAGCAGCATTGACTTTCTGCCCCAGGGAATTATAAAAGCCTTCGAGCTGATATTTAGTTTGAATCCCTATATCCTGAGCATAACAGGAGTCTCAATAACAGTATCAGGCACTGCCACTATCCTTGCGACCCTGACCGCGATACCTCTGGCTTTTGCAATATCCTTCATGCATTTTCGGGGGAAGCAGGCACTCATTACGCTGATCAATACGGGTATGGGGCTGCCCCCGGTTTTTGTGGGTCTCGTTGTTTTTCTGATGGTTGTGCCTGTCGGGCCTTTAGGATTCCTAGATCTGGTTTACACCCAAAAAGGGATGATCCTTGCTCAGTATATTCTTATTACACCAATAATTACGGGCATTTCTCTTGCTGCAATAAAGGCCGTCCCTCAATCGATAATAGAAACCGTTTATACTCTCGGCGGGAGTGAAAAAGATGCAGTTGTTGCGACCTTAAAAGAGGCAAGGTTCGGCATCATCACAGCAGTACTTGCAGGACTTGGAAGGGCGCTTGCAGAAGTGGGAGCCATCCTCATCGTAGGAGGCAACATCGCCCGCACGGGAAGTGTTGGGGGAATAGGCGAAGGACTTTCTGAGACACGAACACTCACGACCGCGATTACATCGGAAACCAGTAAATGGGATATCTCAACCGCAATTGCTCTCGGGATTATTCTTATCTTCATCGTACTCTCAGTAAATATTCTGGCCAACTATTTCCAGAGGAGGGATTGA
- a CDS encoding substrate-binding domain-containing protein yields the protein MKNLLAKILLISVIISLFAGCVQQAPIGNTTTPTSSASQDLRLATTTSTCDTGLLDVLNKKFENENNVKILTVCEGTGKSIATGELGAADVVMVHAVQLELQAVANGSFINRKYMMYNYFVIIGPENDPAGIRNATNATDAFRRIAAKQSPFISRGDNSGTDTMEKSIWKSANITPAGTWYQSVGKGMGETITTTDIKKGYTLSDRGTFLAMKDKIQLKLLFESDQKFLFNPYHVMAVNPAKFPNVKYELAMKYVNFTTSPQGQDIIRNYGKDKYGEALFVPEEDAGNVTSP from the coding sequence ATGAAAAATCTATTAGCAAAAATATTACTGATATCAGTTATAATATCGCTATTTGCTGGCTGCGTACAGCAGGCACCTATTGGGAATACAACAACCCCGACATCATCTGCCTCGCAGGATTTGCGCCTGGCAACGACAACTTCTACCTGCGATACAGGATTGCTCGACGTGCTTAACAAGAAATTCGAGAACGAAAATAATGTGAAAATTCTGACTGTATGTGAGGGAACGGGCAAATCTATAGCTACGGGTGAGCTTGGAGCTGCGGATGTTGTGATGGTGCACGCAGTCCAATTGGAATTACAGGCTGTTGCCAATGGGAGTTTCATCAACCGCAAATACATGATGTACAATTATTTCGTCATTATCGGACCTGAGAACGACCCTGCGGGAATAAGGAATGCAACAAATGCCACGGATGCTTTCCGCAGGATTGCTGCAAAACAGTCCCCCTTCATATCGCGAGGCGACAACTCAGGCACAGATACAATGGAAAAGTCAATCTGGAAATCAGCCAATATCACTCCAGCCGGAACATGGTATCAATCGGTGGGCAAAGGAATGGGTGAGACCATCACGACAACCGACATCAAAAAAGGTTATACTCTCTCCGACCGGGGAACATTCCTTGCCATGAAGGATAAAATACAACTGAAGCTTCTTTTCGAATCTGACCAGAAGTTTCTCTTCAATCCTTATCACGTCATGGCTGTGAACCCAGCGAAGTTCCCGAACGTGAAGTATGAACTTGCAATGAAGTATGTCAACTTTACGACATCTCCACAGGGACAGGATATCATAAGGAATTACGGTAAGGACAAATACGGAGAAGCGCTTTTCGTGCCAGAGGAAGATGCCGGCAACGTGACAAGTCCATGA
- a CDS encoding DsrE family protein, producing the protein MTSLLLVLSKDPYTTETPDLVVDIGINAKEKGNDVSLYLIEDGVTAARKSEFGKKLEAAHKKGIKIYADDKAVLSRSLTNKLISWVEVKEIGTLLDFIMNTDRVAWF; encoded by the coding sequence ATGACCAGTTTGTTACTAGTCCTATCAAAAGACCCATACACAACAGAAACCCCGGATCTCGTAGTTGATATCGGGATCAATGCAAAAGAAAAAGGAAACGACGTTTCATTATATCTTATTGAAGATGGCGTTACTGCAGCAAGAAAATCGGAGTTCGGGAAGAAACTCGAGGCGGCGCATAAAAAAGGGATCAAGATTTATGCGGATGACAAAGCAGTCCTTTCAAGGTCGCTCACAAATAAGTTGATCAGCTGGGTAGAAGTGAAAGAGATAGGCACGCTTCTGGATTTCATAATGAATACTGACAGAGTTGCTTGGTTTTAG
- a CDS encoding DsrE family protein, whose amino-acid sequence MTGKQLTIVSINGPYRDEGVFTMMRLAHAAKEKGITVNFFNYLDATVIAHRDQAPKEFPTVETIFGTIVKKGIKKPKADAIACIKCTDARGVTKQQTEGVIIGGLYDLGEWTGESDKTILIG is encoded by the coding sequence ATGACAGGAAAACAGCTAACCATCGTATCAATAAACGGCCCGTATCGTGACGAAGGCGTGTTCACAATGATGAGATTGGCCCATGCGGCAAAGGAAAAAGGCATCACTGTTAATTTCTTTAATTATCTGGATGCAACTGTGATTGCCCACAGGGACCAGGCTCCCAAAGAGTTCCCCACAGTTGAGACCATCTTCGGTACCATCGTGAAGAAAGGCATAAAGAAACCAAAGGCGGATGCTATCGCATGCATAAAATGCACAGATGCGCGCGGTGTGACGAAACAGCAGACCGAAGGCGTCATAATCGGCGGACTTTATGACCTTGGCGAATGGACTGGAGAATCGGATAAAACAATTCTGATAGGGTGA
- a CDS encoding DsrE family protein, with protein sequence MSKKVNIIVTQPPYGKEDAFGAVPMGASQVAAGNEASLIFVSGGVHSIVKGQKTGYGDLAVWIKDVPSVEAEITKNIEIVNFFALDRDIAKRGIADSEIIDGIKKISLDELTDRILEADVNLVF encoded by the coding sequence ATGAGCAAGAAAGTAAACATCATCGTGACCCAGCCCCCGTATGGGAAAGAAGATGCTTTCGGGGCAGTGCCAATGGGAGCTTCCCAGGTCGCAGCTGGAAATGAGGCGTCTTTGATCTTCGTGAGCGGAGGTGTGCATTCCATTGTAAAAGGGCAGAAAACCGGATATGGGGACCTCGCTGTATGGATAAAGGATGTCCCATCTGTGGAAGCGGAGATAACCAAGAATATCGAAATCGTCAACTTTTTCGCTCTTGACAGGGATATTGCGAAACGTGGAATAGCCGATAGTGAGATCATTGATGGAATAAAGAAGATCTCACTTGATGAGCTCACGGACAGGATACTCGAAGCGGACGTGAACCTGGTATTTTGA
- a CDS encoding sulfurtransferase TusA family protein: MTEIIPDETIDVRGECCPYPLILTKKKVEQLKSGEILKVIADDPVAPQNIDSWAKKSGNKLLAVQQEGNIFNIYVQRT, encoded by the coding sequence ATGACAGAAATAATTCCGGATGAGACGATTGATGTGAGAGGAGAGTGCTGCCCATATCCTCTCATCCTGACCAAAAAAAAGGTGGAGCAGTTAAAAAGCGGAGAGATATTAAAGGTAATAGCCGACGATCCTGTAGCTCCTCAGAACATCGACAGCTGGGCTAAAAAATCGGGAAATAAACTCCTTGCCGTCCAGCAGGAAGGTAACATTTTCAATATATATGTCCAGAGAACCTAG
- a CDS encoding DUF99 family protein, whose translation MHIKSQIRILAIDDSAIIYERVTIIGAFFRGGEQLDGVLCSEITKDGMDATEIIAGMIKNSKYYSQIRATMLDGVTYAGFNPVDINRLFSETNIPVIVFMRSCPDFEKIRLALENLPEKEKRWEIIRSAGKIHEIEQENPVFIQVCGIDKKSAIEIVKKTSTHSNIPEPLRVAHLIATGVVLGESTGKA comes from the coding sequence ATGCACATAAAATCCCAGATAAGGATTCTTGCCATCGATGATTCGGCTATTATCTATGAACGGGTTACGATAATAGGGGCTTTTTTCCGGGGAGGTGAGCAGCTCGATGGCGTTCTTTGTTCTGAGATAACGAAAGACGGTATGGATGCAACAGAGATCATTGCAGGGATGATAAAGAACTCTAAATATTATTCCCAGATAAGGGCAACTATGCTTGACGGCGTCACATACGCAGGATTCAATCCTGTGGACATAAACAGGCTTTTCAGTGAAACAAATATTCCTGTCATCGTTTTTATGCGGTCATGCCCCGATTTTGAAAAAATCAGGCTTGCCCTCGAAAATCTGCCTGAGAAAGAAAAACGATGGGAGATAATAAGAAGCGCTGGAAAGATCCACGAGATCGAACAGGAGAATCCCGTTTTTATTCAGGTTTGCGGGATCGATAAAAAAAGCGCTATCGAGATCGTGAAAAAAACCTCAACTCACAGCAACATCCCTGAGCCCCTTCGCGTTGCTCATCTTATAGCTACAGGGGTAGTGCTGGGGGAATCTACAGGGAAAGCCTAG
- a CDS encoding Lrp/AsnC ligand binding domain-containing protein: protein MAIGFVLINVAPGSEKKVFDTMIKWDEIQELHPLFGDYDLIAKIQASDYEALSDIVVNKIRAIKGVTETKTLTGAKF from the coding sequence ATGGCAATAGGTTTTGTATTGATAAATGTTGCTCCAGGTTCAGAAAAGAAAGTCTTTGATACGATGATAAAGTGGGATGAGATACAGGAACTTCATCCGCTTTTCGGGGATTACGACCTTATTGCTAAGATCCAGGCGTCCGATTACGAAGCGTTGAGCGATATCGTGGTCAATAAGATTAGGGCCATAAAAGGCGTCACCGAGACAAAGACGCTGACCGGCGCGAAGTTCTAA
- the cas4 gene encoding CRISPR-associated protein Cas4 yields MIRVSDVMVYHKCPRRCYFMIKGHELIRDTSAEYLERMILKELALTYEQAFNNPDMLSFLNGELDRISREICIVYPAELAGVEDDTLSLSFSNVRSYLANICSNLSLEADFYNRASVQVEPLLRSEKFGMTGSPDKLVKINDEFIPSITKTGNIPENGIWQSDRLQLAAYAMLAGEKYGIPVERGFVEYAKWGKVREAVIKRHERRNILQIRDKIRKIEEGFMPERPANAPCEHCSFTGICDVKSTLASRFF; encoded by the coding sequence ATGATCAGGGTTTCGGATGTAATGGTCTATCATAAATGCCCCAGGAGGTGCTATTTCATGATCAAAGGACATGAACTGATAAGAGATACCTCTGCTGAATACCTGGAGCGCATGATATTGAAGGAACTGGCCCTTACCTATGAGCAGGCATTTAATAACCCGGATATGCTTTCTTTTCTCAATGGTGAGCTAGACCGGATATCTCGCGAAATTTGTATCGTCTATCCTGCCGAATTAGCTGGAGTCGAAGATGATACACTTTCTCTTTCTTTCTCAAATGTCCGGTCATACCTCGCCAATATATGTTCAAACCTCTCTCTGGAAGCTGATTTTTATAACCGTGCATCAGTCCAGGTCGAACCCTTGTTGCGTTCCGAAAAGTTCGGCATGACCGGCAGCCCGGATAAGCTAGTGAAAATAAATGATGAGTTCATCCCGTCGATAACAAAAACAGGAAATATTCCTGAGAACGGAATATGGCAGAGCGACAGGCTCCAGCTGGCCGCATATGCCATGCTTGCAGGCGAAAAATATGGCATTCCCGTTGAGCGGGGATTTGTTGAATATGCAAAGTGGGGGAAGGTGAGGGAGGCGGTGATCAAAAGGCATGAGCGCAGAAATATCCTCCAGATAAGAGATAAGATAAGAAAGATCGAGGAGGGTTTCATGCCAGAAAGACCCGCAAATGCGCCGTGTGAACATTGCAGCTTCACGGGAATATGTGATGTAAAATCTACACTGGCATCCAGGTTTTTCTAA
- a CDS encoding 30S ribosomal protein S17e: MGNIRPNYIKSLAHQLLEEHSDIFTTDFGTNKENVTRYTNIESKGIRNRVAGYIVRQLRVKAIRKK, from the coding sequence ATGGGAAATATAAGACCTAATTATATCAAATCATTGGCACACCAGTTACTCGAAGAGCACAGCGACATTTTCACCACGGATTTCGGGACGAACAAGGAGAATGTCACCAGATACACCAACATAGAGAGCAAAGGAATCAGGAACCGGGTAGCCGGATACATAGTACGTCAGTTAAGAGTGAAAGCTATCAGAAAGAAGTAG